From Microbacterium sp. LWH11-1.2, one genomic window encodes:
- the glgB gene encoding 1,4-alpha-glucan branching protein GlgB, translated as MSYVEDATASADWEAIASAEHHDPHSVLGAHPIKDAADRTVTVVRARRPLAASVDAVFGDGSRLALSHVAHGIWEAQHAGPPLSYRLATAYGDDEETVQGDPYRHSPALGDIDLHLIAEGRHERLWEVLGAHPRTLDGEQGVSFAVWAPNASAVRVVGDHNGWNGETHAMRSMGVSGVWELFIPDLPQGTKYKYQIRTRDGAWILKADPMALAAEVPPNTASVVTSSSYVWTDGAWMTRRAATHAVAQPLSVYEVHLGSWRHGLGYRDIAEPLIRHVTDAGFTHVEFMPLAEHPFGGSWGYQVSGYYAPTSRFGSPDDLRYLIDRLHQAGIGVIMDWVPGHFPKDAFALARFDGQPLYEHPDPRRGEHQDWGTLIFDYGRNEVRNFLVANALYWFSEFHVDGLRVDAVASMLYLDYSRNAGEWEPNIHGGRENLEAIRFLQEVNATAYRLHPGILMIAEESTSFPGVTAPTDHAGLGFGFKWNMGWMNDSLQYIERDPMYRSHHEGEMTFSFVYAFGENYLLPISHDEVVHGKCSLLAKMPGDHWHKLANVRAYLAYMWGHPGKKLLFMGQEFGQIAEWSEGRELDWWLLDQPSHVQLQSFVGALNHTYRAQAPLWERDNDGSSFSRLGAPAWEPTVIAFERRDAHGGRLVVVSNFAGVERTGHRLVLPREGVWQEILNTDAADYGGRGSGNLGMVIAHAEGDGAPTATVTLPALSTLWLRHQPEPHVPTITNG; from the coding sequence ATGAGCTACGTGGAAGACGCGACAGCGTCCGCCGACTGGGAGGCCATCGCCTCGGCAGAGCACCACGATCCGCACTCCGTGCTGGGCGCGCATCCGATCAAGGATGCCGCCGACCGCACGGTCACCGTCGTGCGCGCCCGCCGTCCCCTCGCCGCATCCGTCGACGCGGTGTTCGGCGACGGGAGCCGCCTCGCGCTCTCGCACGTGGCCCACGGCATCTGGGAGGCCCAGCACGCCGGCCCGCCGCTCTCCTACCGCCTCGCCACCGCCTACGGCGACGACGAGGAAACCGTCCAGGGCGATCCGTACCGGCACTCCCCCGCGCTCGGAGACATCGACCTGCACCTGATCGCGGAGGGGCGCCACGAGCGGCTGTGGGAGGTTCTCGGCGCCCATCCCCGCACTCTTGACGGCGAGCAGGGCGTCTCCTTCGCCGTCTGGGCGCCGAACGCCTCGGCCGTCCGCGTCGTGGGAGACCACAACGGCTGGAACGGCGAGACGCACGCGATGCGTTCCATGGGCGTCAGCGGCGTCTGGGAGCTGTTCATCCCGGATCTTCCCCAGGGCACGAAGTACAAGTACCAGATCCGCACCCGGGACGGCGCCTGGATCCTCAAGGCCGACCCGATGGCGCTCGCCGCCGAGGTGCCGCCCAACACGGCATCCGTCGTCACGTCGTCGTCGTACGTCTGGACGGACGGCGCATGGATGACCCGACGGGCGGCGACGCACGCGGTCGCGCAGCCGCTGTCGGTCTACGAGGTGCATCTCGGGTCCTGGCGACATGGTCTGGGCTATCGCGACATCGCCGAACCGCTCATCCGGCACGTCACGGATGCCGGCTTCACGCACGTCGAGTTCATGCCGCTCGCCGAGCATCCCTTCGGGGGCTCCTGGGGCTACCAGGTCAGCGGGTACTACGCGCCGACCAGCCGATTCGGATCCCCCGACGACCTGCGATACCTGATCGACCGGCTGCACCAGGCGGGCATCGGCGTGATCATGGACTGGGTGCCCGGTCATTTCCCCAAGGACGCCTTCGCGCTCGCGCGATTCGACGGGCAGCCTCTGTACGAGCACCCCGACCCTCGGCGCGGCGAGCACCAGGACTGGGGCACGCTCATCTTCGACTACGGCCGGAACGAGGTGCGCAACTTCCTGGTCGCGAACGCCCTCTACTGGTTCAGCGAGTTCCACGTCGACGGTCTGCGTGTCGACGCGGTCGCCTCGATGCTGTACCTGGACTATTCGCGGAACGCCGGCGAGTGGGAGCCGAACATCCATGGCGGTCGAGAGAACCTCGAGGCCATCCGCTTCCTGCAGGAGGTCAACGCGACCGCCTATCGTCTGCACCCGGGCATCCTGATGATCGCCGAGGAGTCGACGAGCTTCCCCGGCGTGACGGCGCCCACCGACCACGCCGGTCTCGGCTTCGGCTTCAAGTGGAACATGGGGTGGATGAACGACTCCCTCCAGTACATCGAGCGCGACCCGATGTACCGCTCCCACCACGAGGGCGAGATGACGTTCTCGTTCGTGTACGCCTTCGGCGAGAACTATCTGCTGCCGATCAGCCATGACGAGGTCGTGCACGGCAAGTGCAGCCTGCTGGCGAAGATGCCGGGCGACCACTGGCACAAGCTCGCCAACGTCCGCGCCTACCTCGCGTACATGTGGGGGCACCCGGGCAAGAAGCTGCTGTTCATGGGACAGGAGTTCGGGCAGATCGCCGAGTGGTCCGAGGGCCGCGAGCTCGACTGGTGGCTGCTGGACCAGCCCTCGCACGTGCAGCTGCAGAGCTTCGTCGGGGCGCTCAACCACACCTACCGGGCCCAGGCGCCGTTGTGGGAGCGGGACAACGACGGATCGTCGTTCTCGCGGCTCGGTGCACCGGCGTGGGAGCCGACGGTGATCGCGTTCGAGCGTCGCGACGCGCACGGCGGCAGGCTCGTCGTCGTCAGCAATTTCGCCGGCGTCGAGCGCACGGGCCACCGCCTGGTGCTGCCCCGCGAGGGCGTCTGGCAGGAGATCCTCAACACGGATGCCGCGGACTACGGCGGCCGAGGCTCAGGCAACCTCGGCATGGTCATCGCCCACGCCGAGGGCGACGGTGCGCCGACGGCCACGGTCACGCTGCCGGCGCTGTCGACGCTCTGGCTGCGTCACCAGCCGGAGCCGCACGTGCCGACGATCACGAACGGCTGA